The DNA sequence AAACATATCTGCTAGCTGGACACAAATCTATGttaatacaaagaaaaaaatacagagTTAGAGAATAATGTACCTTTCGTGTTGTTGCCATGTATAATGACTTTTTTGAACACTTGAATCACTGACAATTTAACAATGTTTGTAACACACATCCGAGAAGCTACATATGTTACAATAATGACAACTAATAAAGGACTCAAAAAAGTACCCCTTAGCTTCACTCTTTTCCTCAATGCTTAAAATGTTCTTCACAGAGTATTTTACTGAATTGTGGCCAGGGTACAACCTCCAAAGTGATTTTcttctcttaaaaaaaaattatgaatgaGCAGAGTGACTTTACCTCTCTTCTTAGTGCTGCACagattcaattatttttaaatcaagtCTTTTTTTTATGGTATGTCCAAAACCATCCTGAAGGGTTCACACACTACTCAAGTCAAGTCAAAACGCGCTGGAATCAGACTTtaaaaagacattcaaaatTCACCTTGTGAACTCCTGATGTGCAAGCCCCTCATCTGAAACACCTTCAAAGAATAAGCAGCAGCTACAACTATAGTTTTGATGACTGTTCAGAAGACTCGTATCCGTCCGTATCAATCTTCTCCTTGTACTTCAAGAAGTCTCTTCTTTTGACAAAGTACTTCACCTGCAATCACAAAGGTGAGACAAATGGCCACCTTCCAACAAGGTatactataaaatataaatgtggcTTAAGCAGGATATTGTGAAATTGTTAAATCAATTGCTAAATCAAGTACATATATGTTAGGGTTATCATTAAAGTTAATATTCGTATATGCACGAGGCTAAATCAGCTCACAGAAAGCAGTCAGTGCAGTGCCAAAGCTCTTTGTTGAGCCGCGAAAGACACGAAGATTAGAAAGGTTTTAGAAAAGCTCATAAACAGACCAAAGACACAAGCAGAAAAGCGGACAGAACCCTCGTGCGCAGAGCATGTCAGACCAACTCATGCACCAAAGCGCTGATCCGTAAGTTCAGAGAggtgagtgtacagtacacattatTACTGGACAGTAGGCCAAGTATAGCACAACCTGTCGCAGACACGAAGTCATTACAGCAGTTGGTAGGGGCATGTAGGGACACCCTTCACCGGCGTTATTGGGAACTGAACTTACCCACTGAGCAGGACAGTTTGCCTCGAAGTCTCTGTTGAATTTCTCGCACGCAGTACCGTCGTCTTTATTGTCATCCAGGCATTTCCACAACGCGTCCCTTGCATCCCAGCAAGCGCGCCTCTGATCAGAATTCGGAGCAGTCATCGTCTCCTCTGTAGTTTCAGCTTCGTCGCTGAAAACAACAAGACAGTGGTGTTCGCTAAACTTTACGGGTTTCATAATTAACTATGTTAAAATCAACAAATCTCCTTCTTAATATCCACAATATTGCCATGGCAACACCATGGTCAGTGAACATGCTTCGATACTTTGCAGATGTCAAGGTGACAACTTGTGCCAGTAGGAAGCTACGTACCCTTAGATTTACTGGTAAGCTTCCAACCAAGTGGCTAGCTTGCTAAATGTCCGTGAAACAATAATCGCATATTTTCATAGCAAGTTAAAGTAACCTTAGTTCTTACCTACAAACTATAGTTATTCGGGTCACAAATAACGTGGCATGATCtagaataaatattttacacTAATGCATGGCAAATACGAAGGCATCATCGGTCGCTTTAAAATACGTCATAGAAACGACACAGGAAGTGTTTCATTATAAAAACATAGCGCTCCCTGGTGGATACACTGTATACAAAAAACAACTACGAAACCATATTGCAAAAATGTTACAGTTTTtaacaatcgttttcacacttgtctcaataccatgtccactttttcaaaactcttcacacagtgtgcttttgaaacacacacctgagcagaTCAGTTAACATTTGGttcaaaatgcacttcaaccaccaaaacacttaatatttcacccaaaagtgactcttgctgccataactatagcacatgctttcttCCATAAGAccactttgtcactcaatgttcaatgaactacaaaacacaaacaacttggagcattgctaaatacatatattatgtgtttccctttcctctatttttgcatccacaaatatttcaagccaagtagctaaagaaacatttgatctgttggtttgcctctcacaatagatgtcatgactgagtgtggtaaatttacagtaaactgtaaattaattaatgttatactatattggaaacccagaataactatttttactgtgtaatgtaaaacaatatatgataaagaaacaaatcacaaaagcaacagtattcttcagagggtttacagtatttggcATTTGCTCTCacaatgcaatatactgtaattcagaaaaaagaaaaaaaaacaatacaatcaattactcaaaatacattacaatcaataacaaatacataccaaaaagcaatattttcactatatacagtaattcgcacatatattgtctgcctgtcagtatcagaagtctactgttggcctggcccatccatcctgtcctctgcatttggccatagattttcatcaacatcactccgaatgttatctcttgctatacaccagccctggatgtgttccactgttatgtccatacacccagcagccattgcatctagaagtgacatctgttcaggTGGGTGGtagtcctaaaccttcacatataccttcataaacttcatattggtatctgagttccttgacaccctcagagttcctgtcatatgggacagtgtacaactatttcatcctgatctgatgttattgtagcactcttgaaatggttgtagtgcttacactgtcagtgtttggaaatatgttgttgtctgcgattatgttgttgcatatttctcttagcctgatgctgttgttgacaatgaccatcccaactattgtatcctcctgttgggGTGTAAatattcttccccttccccctgtgtgaggtaaccgctgggtcctgtagtgagtcaaagacaaatgtgcagtgATACATcagctttttctggagacttcccaaatcacagtactgctataatatacacatcaattgaactcagaatgctgtaaatactgtatagtacctgttggtttgcctgacaatcctcactattgaaggcactgtggatctaggcaagtttggttgaaccctcaacctgcttccctcagggacagaccatgatttaccacatgatcaatgactgtggctctgatttcatcagacacaactgttcttgctcttccgtgacgtcttcttcctctgcctctggctgcatccatttcccccacccaggctaaagaatgcaaatgcaaatccaaagatggccccttttgtatatgtggtaacggtgcacaaacaaaaaagacctGGGTAGgtagttcactgaaatgacagccaggtgatTCAGcggtacatatacagcagtaatagtggaaaaatgtcttcagtgacaactacatctatatttaccctatatatgagtatgatcacttttgtatagatggtaacaaggctgcaaaccaaaaaaattgaataaacggaataaactttctgctcaaatcagaatgatctgttttacgtatttcaagcatacagtttcatttttctatcaaaatgcagcatatttccttccacaacgattagaattttattgggttttgaactgaaagttaactgttttgttttttagtatctaaatgtctgcaaaatttgctgtatttgtacaaacatttgctggtagtgaacactgactgagagaggtattcatgaactttggaagaagtggtgattgaatgccttcagtatgaaagcaatgcaaaaatatccagtttagttcacatagtctaatgatatggtgaatgtgttaagtgttttgaaaaagtggacatggtattgagacaagtgtgaaaacgattgtaaaaaactgtaagaatAATCATCTGCGAATACTCATCAATCCGAATACATTGTGTGGTCTTAATACCTAATGGAAGTATGAATTAATGAAGACAGACACCTGCATTTGTTTAAAACAAGTAGTAGTACATTCCCTCCTACTTCTCTATATAATTAAGAACTTAACCCTAATGTGTTGAACCTGGACTATTGCAAGCACCAGTGTACTACAAATACTGCAATGATTTCAAATGAACGATTTGATTGCACCGAATCCTTttaatgtttatatatatatatatatatatatatatatatatatataatgtcaAGCAATGAGGACATGAATTCCTGCATTCCTGAGTGTGTTTTGATGAGTCACAGTGGCGTTTATTGAAAGACTGCCGAGCTGCAAATGATAGCTACGCCACTTTTACTATAAattatactcagtgagcactttcctttttttgtttttgttttacttgaGTATTCTgtcgctgtagcctatccacttagaggtttggtgCGTTGTCTGGGGGGGTGGTTCATTTCAACATTACACAGCCAGCGAAATGCGTCAATCTGTGTTTCTGAAACTTTGCCCTGtgtaaggatttttttttttttttactcaaaaaCATAATTGTTCATACCCTGCTAGGAAAACCATTTTCTTATCCATGGAATACGACACCGATGCAGGTTAAATGCTTTATTCCACTAATAGCAAAACAACTGACAGCAGCAAAACTGTTTATCCAAATAAGAGGTTTAAAATAAGATTTTGGCAATTACTTTAAACATCAGCTCATCTCCTTGGCAGTACAATATTAACTTTTAAATTGTGCAaaagcaaatataaaaaataacccCACAATTTTCCCAATTTACTCCGCATAGCTTCTAATAGCAACCACAAATCTGAAAAATGTTGTCgtaccccattttatatcatttctttaatttacttttacatttgaaGGCCATATAAAAGTTATGACAGAACACTTACAGCAGCTAGGTCTGTAAGAAATGGTCCATATAATACAAATTAGACCTCAGTGTTCCATCTTTAGTTACTTTTTCCCTATGAAAGCCGTGTTTCAGCCATAGACTCAGATGGTCGAACATTAGGCAAAAACCATATCCTGCACACTAGGTGTCCTCCTTCATTCCGCTCCCTCCTGAGTGTTGATACAAGTGCCTTAAATATGTTCTCCTTTCTCCATCACTCTGGGGGTTTTCTCTTTGCTTCCAGGTCTTTTTTGAAGTATTCGATCTTCTTTGAAATATTCGGgagctaaaaaacaaaaattatgttacaaaataaagagCTACATTCTACATTCAGTTTCTGCTTAAACCTTAAGATTTCCAAATCATAAAGACCAGAGAGGACTCTTTTGTTGAAGTTGATTAAGGATGtatgtaatattaataatattttctacCCCGTTTAAAAAGTGGAATAGTGCACATATCTTTTGACTATATTTTAAGTCATTTATTTAGTCCAATTTGCTTGATGCAGCATGTTAATGATATCACAATCCTAGGTGTTGTCTgtgagagttcagaggagaagggccagactggtcaaagctgacaggaaggtgacagcaaccacccattacaacagtgttgaGCAGAAGGGAGTCAAACAGggagtcaaacctctaagtggataggctacagcagcagaagacttaagaagtggaaaaaataaatcgaataaatacctaacaaagtgctcactgaggtaTATGCAATTCTTAGAATAAAGTAGGGAATATGCAGAAAAACTAGATAATTACAAAAGCAAGGCCAACAATAAGTAGGTGTAGTCTAGGttaaaatttgtattttattagcAGCAGGACTTCATTTATTGTACATTACCTCATAGTTCTGTGCAAGATACATTCCGACTAAATTTCCAAATGTGAAACCAACCTGAAAAGGGATGACAAAATACATAAAGCATGATCATTTGCCAACTTCTGAACCATCACTATTTTATAACAAAACAATAGCCTATACAATCGCAATATTAACTGGTTTGCCAGTTACAACTCCGTAATCAAGAGGTCCCTGGTCAATTTTTCTTTGAGACTTTCTTTATAGTAATAAATAATATCAATACTACaactaataaatatataatattattattagcacAGTAACACTCGACCCAACTAGGCTAGCTAATGTTTGAGGGGAACCTGACGACTTCCTGTTCGGAAAACTTGTAAACGAAATTGCCTTAATCCCGATCAGTCTTCCCACCGATTATGTTCaataactagctaacgttagctaaatatCCATCGTGGGTCAGCACATAGTATCTAAACAGAGTTTAAACAATGTTTCCATAAGATGTCAGTGAGGTGGCAAGTTAGCGAACACGTAGCGTGTTAGCAGGTCATTGGGAATACTGCGTTGTGTTTCAGCTAGGCTAGCTTCAAGAACAGGTTCCTTGCCAACTAACCTTAGCGGCAACCTACGAGAATATGACAAATGGACAAATGTGTCACAAACGTTAGCTATACTTTCAATTGACATAGCATCAACTCACCAGAAACTGGAACATTCTGTAGCCTGATATTTATTGTCCAAGTTAATTTTGACCTAGTGTGCCACCCACTGAATTCTACTATATGATTCCAAAACACTCTATGGTGCCACCTAGCTCTCTAAAAACTCGCGTTCTTTTAACACTTGTCTGTGGCAAGAAGAACAAGCCTCACAACTGACAGTGAGCCGCACAAACAAGGGATTTAAATATATTGCCCTCTAGTGGACGCTGCTACTGCTCCAAGGTACCTCTGACGAAGTTTGGTTTTAGGCTAAAGCCGTCCTCGGAAAATACTGTAATGAGCTTCGGTCTCTACGAACAAGAAGATACACCAGACCCTTGCTGCAAATCGCATAGCCCACTTGAAGGAAAATTGCAGATTGTGACATTCAGTTTATCGTTCTCAAAGCAGCGCGATGACGCAGCAAAACACGCTACATGACTTGACATATTTCCGTAACCCCAGAATACATAACaccgaaaataa is a window from the Conger conger chromosome 8, fConCon1.1, whole genome shotgun sequence genome containing:
- the LOC133134844 gene encoding cytochrome c oxidase assembly factor 6 homolog, producing the protein MTAPNSDQRRACWDARDALWKCLDDNKDDGTACEKFNRDFEANCPAQWVKYFVKRRDFLKYKEKIDTDGYESSEQSSKL
- the stmp1 gene encoding short transmembrane mitochondrial protein 1, with the translated sequence MFQFLVGFTFGNLVGMYLAQNYELPNISKKIEYFKKDLEAKRKPPE